The following proteins come from a genomic window of Paucimonas lemoignei:
- the atpF gene encoding ATP synthase subunit B encodes MNINATLIGQSVAFFIFVLFCMKYVWPPVITALHERQKKIADGLDAASRAARDLELAQEKAGHQLREAKAQAAEIIEQAKKRGTQIVDEAREQARVEADRVKAQAQAEIEQELNSVKDALRAQLGSLAVGGAEKILGATIDQNAHAELVNKLAAEI; translated from the coding sequence GTGAACATTAATGCAACCCTGATTGGCCAGTCCGTTGCGTTCTTCATTTTTGTGCTGTTCTGCATGAAGTACGTTTGGCCTCCGGTCATTACGGCTTTGCACGAACGTCAGAAGAAGATCGCGGATGGATTGGACGCTGCCAGCCGAGCAGCTCGCGACCTGGAGTTGGCCCAAGAGAAAGCGGGTCATCAACTGCGCGAAGCTAAAGCTCAGGCAGCTGAAATCATTGAGCAAGCCAAGAAACGCGGTACTCAGATTGTCGACGAAGCCCGTGAACAGGCTCGCGTCGAAGCTGACCGTGTGAAGGCACAGGCTCAGGCCGAGATCGAACAGGAACTGAACAGTGTCAAAGACGCGCTGCGTGCCCAATTGGGTAGCCTGGCAGTCGGCGGCGCAGAGAAGATCCTGGGTGCCACAATCGATCAAAACGCGCACGCGGAGCTGGTTAATAAACTGGCTGCTGAAATTTAA
- the atpA gene encoding F0F1 ATP synthase subunit alpha, which yields MQQLNPSEISEIIKGRIDKLDVTSQARNEGTVVSVSDGIVRIHGLADVMYGEMIEFPGGVYGMALNLEQDSVGAVVLGAYTTLAEGMSAKCTGRILEVPVGKELLGRVVDALGNPVDGKGPLNNTETDAVEKVAPGVIWRKSVDQPVQTGYKAVDAMIPVGRGQRELIIGDRQIGKTALAIDAIINQKDSGIFCVYVAIGQKQSTIANVVRKLEENGALANTIVVAASASESAALQFLAPYSGCTMGEFFRDRGEDALIVYDDLSKQAVAYRQISLLLRRPPGREAYPGDVFYLHSRLLERASRVSEEYVEKFTNGAVTGKTGSLTALPIIETQAGDVSAFVPTNVISITDGQIFLESAMFNSGIRPAVNAGVSVSRVGGAAQTKIIKKLSGGIRTALAQYRELAAFAQFASDLDEATRKQLEHGQRVTELMKQKQYAPMSIADMALSLYAAERGFLTDIEIAKIGSFEQALIAYFNRDHADLMAKINVKGDFNDEIDAGMKAGIEKFKATQTW from the coding sequence ATGCAGCAACTCAATCCTTCCGAAATAAGTGAAATCATCAAGGGTCGCATCGACAAGCTCGATGTAACCTCCCAAGCCCGTAACGAAGGCACTGTCGTCAGCGTATCTGACGGCATCGTGCGGATTCACGGTCTGGCCGACGTAATGTACGGCGAGATGATCGAGTTTCCGGGCGGCGTCTACGGTATGGCGCTGAACCTTGAGCAAGATTCTGTTGGTGCCGTTGTACTGGGCGCCTACACGACTCTGGCTGAAGGCATGAGCGCCAAGTGCACAGGCCGCATCCTCGAAGTTCCGGTTGGTAAGGAACTGCTGGGTCGCGTAGTCGACGCACTGGGTAATCCAGTTGACGGCAAAGGTCCGCTGAACAACACCGAGACCGATGCGGTCGAGAAAGTTGCTCCAGGCGTGATCTGGCGTAAGTCGGTAGACCAGCCTGTACAGACTGGCTACAAGGCTGTCGATGCCATGATTCCAGTCGGCCGTGGCCAGCGTGAGCTGATCATCGGTGACCGTCAGATCGGTAAAACCGCTCTGGCCATCGACGCAATCATCAACCAGAAAGACAGCGGCATCTTCTGCGTCTACGTAGCAATCGGTCAGAAGCAGTCGACCATTGCCAACGTTGTTCGCAAACTCGAAGAAAACGGCGCCTTGGCTAACACCATAGTCGTGGCTGCAAGTGCTTCCGAATCCGCTGCGCTGCAATTCCTTGCACCGTACTCGGGTTGCACCATGGGTGAATTCTTCCGCGACCGCGGTGAAGACGCGCTGATCGTTTATGACGATCTCTCCAAGCAAGCAGTGGCTTACCGCCAGATCTCCCTGCTGCTGCGCCGTCCGCCAGGCCGTGAAGCTTACCCAGGCGACGTGTTCTATCTCCACTCCCGTCTGCTGGAGCGCGCATCGCGTGTTTCCGAAGAATACGTAGAGAAGTTCACCAATGGCGCAGTGACCGGCAAAACCGGTTCCCTGACCGCATTGCCGATCATCGAAACTCAGGCTGGCGACGTTTCCGCGTTCGTTCCGACCAACGTGATTTCCATCACCGACGGTCAGATCTTCCTGGAATCGGCCATGTTCAACTCTGGCATCCGTCCAGCTGTGAACGCCGGTGTTTCGGTATCCCGTGTGGGTGGTGCCGCTCAGACCAAGATCATCAAGAAGCTCTCCGGTGGTATCCGTACCGCTCTGGCTCAGTACCGTGAATTGGCGGCATTCGCCCAGTTCGCTTCTGACCTGGACGAAGCGACCCGTAAGCAACTTGAGCATGGTCAGCGCGTTACCGAGCTGATGAAGCAGAAGCAATACGCACCAATGTCGATCGCTGACATGGCGCTGTCGCTGTATGCCGCTGAGCGTGGGTTCCTGACCGACATCGAAATCGCCAAGATTGGCAGCTTTGAACAAGCGCTGATTGCTTACTTCAACCGCGATCACGCCGATTTGATGGCGAAGATCAACGTGAAGGGTGACTTCAATGACGAAATCGACGCTGGCATGAAAGCCGGTATCGAGAAGTTCAAGGCCACCCAAACCTGGTAA
- the atpH gene encoding ATP synthase subunit delta, with product MAELTTLARPYAKAAFEHAQAHQQLANWSAMLGLAAAVSQDDTMQRVLKAPRLTSADKATTFIEVCGDKFDAKAQNFIHVVAENDRLPLLPEIAELFDLYKAEQEKSVDVDVTSAFALNQEQQDKLAKVLSARLGREVRLHAAEDASLIGGVVIRAGDLVIDGSVRGKLAQLAEALKS from the coding sequence ATGGCAGAATTGACCACGTTGGCCCGACCTTACGCTAAGGCAGCCTTCGAGCACGCCCAGGCCCACCAGCAACTGGCCAATTGGTCAGCCATGCTCGGCCTGGCTGCAGCGGTGTCGCAAGACGACACCATGCAGCGCGTACTCAAGGCCCCGCGACTGACGAGCGCAGACAAGGCCACCACTTTTATCGAAGTGTGTGGCGACAAGTTCGATGCCAAGGCACAGAATTTCATCCACGTCGTTGCTGAAAACGACCGTCTCCCGCTTCTGCCGGAGATCGCCGAACTGTTCGACCTGTACAAGGCCGAGCAGGAAAAATCGGTCGATGTGGATGTCACCAGTGCTTTTGCATTGAACCAAGAACAGCAAGACAAACTCGCCAAGGTTCTCAGTGCACGGCTCGGCCGGGAAGTGCGCCTGCATGCTGCGGAGGATGCCAGCCTTATTGGTGGTGTCGTAATCCGCGCCGGCGACCTGGTAATCGATGGCTCAGTTCGTGGCAAACTCGCGCAACTAGCCGAAGCATTGAAATCTTGA
- the atpB gene encoding ATP synthase subunit a translates to MAEQTASGYIQHHLQNLTFGQLPDGGWGFAHTAAEAKEMGFWAFHVDTLGWSVALGLIFVLIFRMAAKKATSGQPGGLQNFVEVLVEFVDGSVKDSFHGRSPVIAPLALTIFAWVFLMNAVDLVPVDWIPQIAIMISGNEHTFFRAVPTTDPNATLGMALSVFALIIFYSIKVKGIGGFIGELTLHPFGSKNVFVQALLIPVNFLLEFVTLIAKPISLALRLFGNMYAGELVFILIAVMFGSGLLWLSGLGVVLQWAWAVFHILIITLQAFIFMMLTIVYLSMAHEDNH, encoded by the coding sequence ATGGCAGAGCAAACAGCTTCGGGCTATATCCAGCACCACTTGCAGAACCTGACCTTCGGTCAGCTACCAGATGGCGGTTGGGGTTTTGCCCACACCGCAGCAGAAGCGAAGGAAATGGGCTTTTGGGCTTTCCACGTCGATACGCTCGGCTGGTCGGTTGCACTGGGTCTGATCTTCGTCCTGATCTTCCGCATGGCCGCCAAGAAGGCAACGTCGGGTCAGCCTGGTGGTTTGCAGAACTTCGTTGAAGTGCTGGTCGAATTCGTCGACGGCAGCGTCAAAGACAGTTTCCATGGCCGTAGCCCGGTGATTGCACCGCTGGCGCTGACCATTTTCGCCTGGGTGTTCCTGATGAACGCTGTCGACCTGGTACCGGTCGACTGGATCCCGCAAATCGCGATCATGATCTCCGGTAACGAGCACACGTTCTTCCGCGCCGTGCCGACTACCGATCCAAATGCGACCCTGGGCATGGCCCTGTCGGTGTTCGCGCTGATCATTTTCTACAGCATCAAGGTCAAGGGCATCGGCGGCTTCATCGGCGAACTGACCCTTCACCCGTTTGGCAGCAAGAACGTTTTCGTTCAGGCGCTGCTGATTCCGGTGAACTTCCTGCTTGAATTCGTAACGCTGATCGCCAAACCGATTTCGTTGGCACTGCGTCTTTTCGGCAACATGTACGCTGGCGAGCTGGTATTCATCCTGATCGCCGTCATGTTCGGCAGCGGCCTTCTGTGGCTCAGCGGTCTGGGCGTGGTTCTGCAATGGGCGTGGGCTGTATTCCACATCCTGATCATCACCTTGCAGGCGTTCATCTTCATGATGCTGACCATCGTCTACCTGTCGATGGCTCACGAAGATAACCATTAA
- a CDS encoding ATP synthase I chain: protein METRRPNRLPFHRLAVFPVLLAQFIVLLLAALALWQWHGVVAGYSGLCGGLVAWLPNLYFAHKAFRFSGARAAQAIVRSFYAGEAGKLILTAVLFALTFAGVKPLAPLAVFGVFMLTQLVSWFAPLLMRTRLSRP, encoded by the coding sequence ATGGAAACACGCAGGCCAAACCGGTTGCCGTTCCATCGCCTGGCGGTTTTTCCAGTACTGCTGGCTCAATTTATTGTCCTGCTGCTGGCAGCCTTGGCGCTGTGGCAGTGGCACGGAGTCGTAGCCGGGTATTCGGGCCTCTGCGGAGGTCTGGTAGCCTGGCTGCCTAATTTGTATTTCGCTCATAAGGCTTTCCGGTTTTCCGGGGCTAGAGCAGCGCAAGCCATTGTCAGGTCTTTTTATGCCGGCGAGGCGGGCAAACTGATTTTGACGGCAGTGCTGTTCGCACTGACCTTTGCAGGTGTGAAGCCATTGGCGCCGCTAGCTGTATTCGGCGTGTTCATGCTGACCCAACTGGTCAGCTGGTTCGCTCCCCTGTTGATGAGAACAAGACTTTCGAGACCTTAG
- the atpE gene encoding F0F1 ATP synthase subunit C produces METVVGLTAIAVALLIGLGALGTAIGFGLLGGKFLEGAARQPEMVPMLQVKMFIVAGLLDAVTMIGVGIALFFTFANPFVGQLAG; encoded by the coding sequence ATGGAAACTGTAGTTGGTCTAACCGCTATCGCTGTTGCACTGTTGATCGGCCTGGGCGCACTGGGTACTGCAATCGGCTTCGGCCTGTTGGGCGGCAAATTCCTGGAAGGCGCAGCTCGCCAGCCAGAAATGGTTCCAATGCTGCAGGTTAAAATGTTCATCGTTGCCGGTCTGCTCGACGCCGTAACCATGATCGGTGTTGGTATCGCTCTGTTCTTCACCTTTGCGAACCCCTTCGTTGGTCAACTCGCTGGCTAA